A genomic window from Methanobacterium sp. BRmetb2 includes:
- the galE gene encoding UDP-glucose 4-epimerase GalE — protein sequence MILITGGAGYIGSHLNKLASESGYDTIVLDNLIYGHKEFVKWGKFHKVDLSNLDELRSLFKSYDIDAVMHFAAYTYVGESVSDPQKYYNNNLKNTLNLLQVMLENDVKQFIFSSTCAIYGEPTKIPITEDHPQNPINPYGKAKLMVEKILEDYSKSYGLNYVSLRYFNAAGADPDGEIGEWHDPETHLIPRVLDAVMGRSDHVKIFGTDYPTPDGTCIRDYIHVMDLADAHIKALQYMETNVKSDVFNLGNGNGFSVREVIEKSKQVTGVPISIVESDRRPGDPPVLIGSSKKAEDILNWNPKYKKLEKIIESAWNWHKKLYL from the coding sequence ATGATATTAATAACCGGCGGAGCAGGGTACATAGGGTCTCATTTAAATAAATTGGCCAGTGAATCGGGGTATGATACAATTGTTTTAGATAACCTCATTTATGGCCATAAAGAATTTGTAAAATGGGGAAAGTTTCATAAAGTTGATCTAAGTAATTTAGATGAATTACGGTCTCTATTTAAAAGTTATGATATTGATGCAGTCATGCATTTTGCTGCTTATACCTATGTTGGAGAATCAGTAAGTGATCCTCAAAAATATTACAATAATAACTTAAAAAACACTCTAAATCTACTCCAGGTAATGTTAGAAAATGATGTTAAACAATTTATTTTCTCTTCAACCTGTGCCATCTATGGTGAACCAACAAAGATTCCTATAACTGAAGATCATCCCCAAAATCCTATAAACCCCTATGGTAAAGCAAAATTAATGGTGGAGAAAATACTAGAGGATTACAGTAAATCATATGGATTGAACTATGTTTCTCTTAGATACTTTAATGCTGCCGGAGCAGATCCCGATGGGGAAATTGGGGAATGGCATGACCCCGAAACTCATCTCATACCACGGGTTTTGGATGCTGTAATGGGCCGCAGTGACCATGTTAAAATATTTGGAACAGACTACCCCACCCCCGATGGTACTTGTATCCGGGATTATATCCATGTAATGGACCTTGCAGATGCCCATATAAAAGCGTTGCAATACATGGAAACTAATGTTAAAAGCGATGTTTTTAATTTAGGTAATGGTAATGGTTTTTCTGTTCGTGAAGTAATAGAAAAATCCAAGCAAGTAACTGGTGTTCCAATTTCAATTGTTGAAAGTGATAGAAGACCCGGTGATCCCCCCGTTTTAATTGGAAGTTCTAAAAAAGCAGAAGATATTTTGAATTGGAACCCTAAATATAAAAAATTGGAAAAAATCATAGAATCTGCCTGGAACTGGCATAAGAAGTTATATTTATAA
- a CDS encoding CPBP family intramembrane metalloprotease domain-containing protein yields the protein MKKKEAEVAFEKGSLYYSQGNPEKALKYYSQALKIFEDIKSTDKIADTLLEIANAYGNLGDYDAAFDKYQQCQKLYRKNKDLIGEGYALAGLGNILDKKKKFEDSRNFYSKSLKKFKKASDYERQATISSLIAKTYESEKAYDDAILENRRSLNIYKKIGNIQKESEVNNSIKRLKKQIDAIKPSKKLILILFGYFVAITMAEIITTYTNTEMGLVLHTIILFVLLIHSSLSNSYNVTNLLRSMMALPMIRIIGLTIPIMGVQPLYWFPVISIPLFAASYVIMKSQKISKERVGLIFGNLKVQLGIAATGAILGFIEYLILKPKPLIPVLNLEYLLIATTIIIISTGLAEELLFRGIIQKNAQNILKGFSGILYVSLLFTSLHVGWESFIDLIFVFCVSMFYGYAFYKTESLFGITLSHGLSNTFLFLIFPFFL from the coding sequence ATGAAGAAAAAAGAAGCAGAAGTAGCATTTGAAAAAGGTTCGCTATATTATAGTCAAGGAAACCCTGAAAAAGCCTTGAAATACTATTCCCAAGCTTTAAAGATATTTGAAGATATTAAAAGCACTGATAAAATTGCGGACACCTTACTTGAAATAGCCAATGCTTATGGGAATTTAGGGGATTATGATGCGGCTTTTGATAAATACCAACAATGTCAAAAACTTTATCGTAAAAATAAAGATTTAATTGGTGAAGGGTACGCTCTGGCTGGCCTAGGAAACATACTTGATAAAAAGAAAAAATTTGAAGATTCCCGAAATTTCTACTCCAAATCACTGAAAAAATTCAAGAAAGCAAGCGATTATGAAAGACAAGCTACAATATCCTCTTTAATTGCAAAAACTTATGAATCAGAAAAAGCCTATGATGATGCTATTCTTGAAAATAGACGGTCACTTAATATTTACAAAAAAATAGGCAATATTCAAAAAGAATCTGAAGTAAATAATAGTATTAAACGACTTAAAAAACAAATAGATGCTATTAAACCTTCAAAAAAGTTAATACTTATTTTATTTGGGTATTTTGTAGCTATTACCATGGCAGAAATAATTACTACCTATACCAATACTGAAATGGGTCTGGTTTTGCACACCATTATCCTTTTTGTACTTTTAATTCATTCTTCTTTAAGTAATTCTTATAATGTGACTAATTTACTAAGATCAATGATGGCCCTGCCTATGATCCGTATAATTGGACTCACTATCCCTATCATGGGAGTTCAACCATTGTACTGGTTCCCTGTTATTTCAATTCCTTTATTTGCTGCTTCATATGTAATCATGAAATCCCAGAAAATTAGCAAAGAAAGGGTAGGTTTGATTTTTGGTAATTTAAAGGTGCAATTGGGGATTGCTGCTACTGGAGCTATTTTAGGTTTCATAGAATATTTAATTCTCAAACCTAAACCGTTAATCCCAGTTTTAAACCTTGAATACTTATTAATTGCAACGACAATTATTATTATTTCTACAGGGCTAGCAGAAGAGTTGCTATTTAGAGGTATAATCCAAAAAAATGCCCAAAACATACTTAAAGGGTTTTCTGGTATTTTATATGTATCTCTGCTTTTCACCAGTCTTCACGTTGGATGGGAATCATTTATCGACTTGATATTTGTTTTCTGTGTGTCAATGTTCTATGGATATGCATTCTATAAAACAGAAAGTCTTTTTGGTATTACATTATCCCACGGACTGTCTAACACCTTTCTATTCCTCATATTCCCCTTCTTCTTATGA
- the galU gene encoding UTP--glucose-1-phosphate uridylyltransferase translates to MKAVIPAAGLGTRFLPATKAQPKEMLPVFDKPTIQYVVEEAVASGIDDILIITGKGKRSIEDHFDRAFELEYFLKKNGKNDYLDEVESISELADIYYVRQKKQKGLGDAIYCARKHIDGESFAVLLGDTITRSKVPCIQQLINIHNKYNSSAIAVEEVPDEKIERYGIIKGSLMEDTTYKIEDMVEKPKLEEAPSNLGIMGRYVLEPEIFDHIKNVPPGFGGEIQLTDAMRLLDSIYGCVFQGKNYDIGNKVDWLKTSIEFAMEEPEVRDDLRKYMTEILK, encoded by the coding sequence ATGAAAGCAGTAATTCCTGCAGCAGGATTAGGTACCCGATTTTTACCTGCTACCAAGGCTCAACCAAAGGAAATGTTACCAGTTTTTGATAAACCTACCATACAATATGTGGTAGAAGAAGCTGTAGCATCTGGAATTGACGATATATTGATTATAACTGGTAAAGGAAAAAGATCCATTGAGGATCACTTTGACCGGGCGTTTGAACTAGAATATTTTCTAAAAAAAAATGGTAAGAATGATTATCTAGATGAGGTAGAATCAATATCTGAATTAGCTGACATTTATTATGTTCGCCAAAAAAAACAGAAAGGACTTGGTGATGCCATCTACTGTGCAAGAAAACACATAGATGGTGAATCATTTGCAGTTCTTTTAGGGGACACTATCACACGTTCAAAAGTTCCATGTATTCAGCAGTTAATTAATATTCATAATAAATATAATTCATCGGCAATTGCGGTGGAGGAAGTTCCAGACGAAAAAATAGAAAGGTATGGAATAATTAAGGGAAGTTTGATGGAAGATACTACCTATAAAATCGAGGATATGGTGGAAAAACCTAAATTAGAAGAAGCTCCTTCAAATTTAGGGATAATGGGCCGATATGTTCTTGAACCAGAAATATTTGATCACATAAAAAATGTCCCGCCGGGTTTTGGTGGTGAAATACAGCTAACTGATGCAATGCGCTTGTTAGATAGTATATATGGTTGTGTATTCCAGGGAAAGAATTATGATATTGGTAACAAGGTGGATTGGCTTAAAACTTCCATAGAATTTGCTATGGAAGAACCAGAAGTTAGAGATGATTTAAGAAAGTACATGACTGAAATACTAAAATAA
- a CDS encoding YggU family protein, translated as MKAVSEVDDGILVDIDVSPNSKKFEITGYNEWRKRIEVNISSIPQKGKANKEIIKSFSKLTHKPVEIISGHKSHQKTIKIYNIKRNEFLKIIM; from the coding sequence ATGAAGGCAGTATCTGAAGTTGATGATGGAATACTAGTGGATATTGATGTTTCTCCCAATTCTAAAAAATTTGAAATAACAGGTTACAATGAGTGGAGAAAAAGAATTGAGGTCAACATCTCGTCCATACCTCAGAAAGGTAAAGCAAATAAAGAAATCATTAAATCATTTTCAAAGCTCACTCACAAGCCAGTTGAAATTATTTCTGGGCATAAAAGTCATCAAAAAACCATTAAAATTTATAACATAAAGAGAAACGAATTTTTAAAGATTATAATGTGA
- a CDS encoding MarR family transcriptional regulator gives MSLNIPFRGILSIVIRNHFIFMNKELKYLELTEGQVPCLMAISKKPEITQDDLARMFHIDKGTIARTIRKLEEKKLVNKVQDQFNRRRYLLSLTEKGENIIPEILRTEEKWENIIFKGFSNEERTGLLKGMKKLAENSLELGENQLTECENCGKG, from the coding sequence ATGTCTTTAAACATTCCATTTAGAGGAATTTTATCAATCGTAATCAGGAACCACTTCATATTTATGAACAAGGAACTGAAATATTTGGAACTTACTGAAGGACAGGTCCCCTGCCTTATGGCCATCTCAAAGAAACCAGAAATTACTCAGGATGACTTGGCAAGAATGTTCCACATTGATAAAGGAACTATTGCCCGTACAATAAGGAAATTGGAAGAAAAAAAATTGGTGAATAAAGTTCAAGATCAATTTAACCGTCGCAGATATTTACTTTCCCTGACTGAAAAAGGTGAAAATATAATACCAGAAATCCTCCGTACTGAGGAAAAATGGGAAAATATCATATTTAAAGGGTTTTCAAATGAAGAACGCACTGGATTACTTAAAGGAATGAAAAAACTCGCAGAAAATAGCCTTGAACTCGGTGAAAATCAGTTAACAGAGTGTGAAAACTGTGGAAAAGGATAG
- a CDS encoding MATE family efflux transporter — protein MTEKTEGVALITGDPKKAILKLSGPLIIAMVLMTTYNLVDAIWVSGLGGNALAAVGFVTPLFMILVGLSNGLGAGATSAISRCIGNRNHKGVNNTAMHTMVITIIVSALLTVLLEIFLHPLLSALGAGQTINLAISYGQITFAGTILMLFTGAAYGILRSEGDTKRTMYAMIISSVVNMILDPILIYMAGWGIAGAAWATLISQAIVSVVIIYWFFRKKDTFATLSWKFFKPNFKVTKSILEVALPASAEFLVMSALTAILNVILVIVAGTNAVAVYSAGWRVVMMAIIPIAAVGTSVITVAGVAYGARKYENLSIAHNYSIKVGMMVAIITSILTFVFAPYISKVFAYSPQTAYLAPTITTFLQVMCLFYIFVPPGLMSSSIFQGVGKGTTSLILTILRQLLFVAIFAYIMAITLNFGQQGVWWGIVAGDIVGSSVAYCWARLYVSRIQKQI, from the coding sequence ATGACAGAAAAAACAGAAGGCGTTGCTCTCATCACTGGTGACCCCAAAAAAGCAATTTTAAAGTTGTCAGGCCCTCTAATCATCGCAATGGTTTTGATGACAACTTATAACCTGGTTGATGCCATATGGGTTTCTGGTCTTGGAGGAAATGCTCTAGCAGCAGTAGGATTTGTAACGCCCCTTTTTATGATACTGGTTGGTCTTTCCAATGGTTTAGGCGCAGGTGCAACCTCAGCAATCTCCCGGTGTATAGGAAATCGTAACCATAAAGGTGTTAATAACACTGCAATGCACACCATGGTTATTACAATCATTGTTTCAGCTCTTTTAACAGTATTACTGGAAATATTTCTTCATCCCTTGCTTTCAGCATTAGGAGCCGGGCAAACAATTAACCTAGCAATAAGTTATGGTCAAATCACTTTTGCTGGTACTATATTAATGCTTTTTACAGGTGCTGCTTACGGAATTCTGCGCTCAGAAGGAGACACCAAAAGGACCATGTATGCTATGATTATATCTTCAGTAGTAAACATGATTCTAGACCCCATCCTCATTTACATGGCAGGTTGGGGCATTGCTGGAGCAGCCTGGGCCACTTTAATTTCTCAGGCCATTGTCTCAGTGGTGATTATCTACTGGTTTTTCAGAAAGAAAGACACTTTTGCCACTTTATCATGGAAATTCTTTAAACCAAATTTTAAAGTTACTAAATCTATCTTAGAAGTTGCATTGCCCGCTAGTGCAGAATTCCTGGTAATGTCAGCCTTAACTGCCATTTTAAATGTAATATTAGTTATAGTTGCAGGAACAAATGCAGTAGCTGTGTATTCTGCAGGATGGAGGGTGGTGATGATGGCCATAATACCCATAGCTGCTGTAGGAACATCAGTGATTACTGTTGCAGGTGTTGCATATGGAGCAAGAAAATATGAAAATCTTTCCATTGCCCATAATTACTCCATAAAGGTAGGAATGATGGTAGCGATCATAACCAGCATTTTAACCTTCGTTTTTGCACCTTACATCTCGAAAGTATTTGCATATTCTCCACAAACTGCATACCTAGCTCCAACCATAACTACCTTTCTTCAAGTAATGTGTTTATTCTATATCTTTGTTCCTCCAGGACTTATGTCTAGTTCCATCTTCCAGGGAGTGGGAAAAGGAACCACTTCACTAATTCTAACTATATTGCGACAATTACTGTTTGTAGCAATCTTTGCCTACATCATGGCCATTACCCTTAACTTTGGCCAACAGGGAGTATGGTGGGGGATCGTTGCAGGAGACATCGTCGGAAGTTCTGTTGCATACTGCTGGGCACGACTCTATGTAAGCAGGATCCAAAAGCAAATATAA
- a CDS encoding endonuclease: MSTKSKKSGTYCLIVHVNNNSNIKIGKLGFLEFKEGYYVYVGSALNSLKSRINRHLSMEKKLFWHIDYLLNSENSHISDVIYIESPQKWECNVASKIASFGVGINGFGCSDCKCSSHLFYFADLENAKKVCLKSFKNLNLKPKNLNDFRSS; the protein is encoded by the coding sequence ATGTCCACCAAATCAAAAAAAAGTGGTACTTATTGTTTAATAGTCCATGTAAATAATAATTCTAATATAAAAATAGGTAAACTTGGTTTTTTAGAGTTTAAAGAGGGTTACTATGTATATGTGGGTTCTGCTTTAAATTCACTTAAAAGTAGGATTAATAGACATCTTTCCATGGAAAAAAAACTTTTCTGGCATATTGACTATTTATTAAACTCTGAAAATTCTCATATAAGTGATGTGATCTACATTGAAAGTCCACAAAAATGGGAATGCAATGTAGCTTCAAAAATAGCCAGTTTTGGAGTTGGCATTAATGGTTTTGGATGCTCTGACTGTAAATGTTCATCACACCTATTTTATTTTGCTGATTTAGAAAATGCAAAGAAGGTATGTTTAAAATCTTTTAAAAATTTAAATTTAAAGCCTAAAAATTTAAATGATTTTAGATCTTCCTAG
- the nifH gene encoding nitrogenase iron protein, with the protein MSKTKRIAIYGKGGIGKSTIVSNIAAAYASNGHKVLVIGCDPKADTTRTLVGRRIPTILDIVKAKRDALSEDIIFKGYEGVKCVESGGPEPGVGCAGRGVIVAMKLLENLETFSEDLDVIIYDVLGDVVCGGFAVPLREDFADEVYIVTSGEYMALYAANNICKGIKKLKSNLGGIICNCKGITNEIEIVTEFAGIVGSKVIGIIPRSEMVQQSEIDAKTVVEKFNDSKQANLYRKLAGSIFKNKDFTIPQPMDIDEFDTFFRKFQ; encoded by the coding sequence ATGAGTAAGACAAAGCGTATTGCAATTTATGGGAAAGGTGGAATCGGAAAATCAACCATTGTTTCTAATATAGCGGCAGCATATGCTTCTAATGGTCATAAAGTCCTTGTAATAGGCTGTGATCCAAAAGCAGACACTACCAGGACACTTGTTGGAAGGAGGATACCAACAATTCTGGATATTGTAAAAGCTAAAAGGGATGCACTTTCAGAAGATATTATTTTTAAAGGATATGAAGGTGTTAAATGTGTTGAAAGTGGAGGTCCAGAACCTGGAGTTGGATGTGCAGGCCGAGGTGTCATTGTTGCAATGAAGCTCCTGGAAAACCTGGAAACTTTTTCTGAAGATCTGGATGTTATTATCTATGATGTACTTGGAGATGTGGTCTGCGGAGGATTTGCAGTTCCTTTAAGGGAAGACTTTGCAGATGAAGTATATATAGTAACTTCTGGTGAATACATGGCATTATATGCTGCTAATAATATATGTAAAGGTATAAAAAAGCTTAAAAGTAATCTCGGGGGCATAATCTGTAACTGCAAAGGAATAACAAATGAAATAGAAATAGTGACAGAATTTGCAGGAATAGTTGGAAGTAAGGTTATTGGAATTATACCTCGGAGTGAAATGGTTCAGCAAAGTGAGATAGATGCAAAAACAGTAGTGGAAAAATTTAATGATTCAAAGCAAGCAAACCTCTACAGAAAACTTGCGGGATCAATATTCAAAAATAAAGATTTTACAATCCCACAACCTATGGATATAGATGAATTCGACACTTTTTTCAGGAAATTCCAGTAA
- a CDS encoding CBS domain-containing protein, protein MVTVEEAMEKDVIVLKTDDKISDVAQILRKNNISGAPVIDDDQKVIGMISEGDIMKLIEVHSPNINLILPAPFDLIELPVRMEYELEVLSRGVKKAAAVKVEEIMTKNIISIKKDASISDAATLMDSHDINRLPVVDEDNKLIGIITRGDIIGALVK, encoded by the coding sequence ATGGTAACAGTGGAAGAGGCTATGGAAAAAGATGTGATAGTATTAAAAACAGACGATAAAATAAGTGATGTTGCACAAATTTTAAGGAAAAATAATATTAGTGGAGCTCCAGTAATTGATGACGATCAGAAAGTTATAGGTATGATAAGTGAAGGAGATATAATGAAACTGATTGAGGTCCATTCTCCAAATATTAACCTTATTTTACCAGCTCCATTTGATTTAATTGAACTCCCAGTAAGAATGGAATATGAACTTGAAGTATTATCCAGAGGCGTAAAAAAAGCCGCAGCTGTTAAAGTGGAAGAAATAATGACAAAAAATATAATATCCATCAAAAAAGATGCTTCTATCTCTGATGCAGCAACACTTATGGACTCTCATGATATTAACAGACTTCCTGTTGTTGACGAAGATAATAAATTGATTGGTATAATAACAAGAGGGGACATCATCGGGGCTTTAGTAAAGTGA
- a CDS encoding peptidase U32 — translation MAPSRDFASLNAALSNGADSVYIGIDGYNMRANVANFKMDDIKNAVNLCHDHGVKLYVCTNTIMKDSDIESLNELFPILNSYKVDAVILSDLGALKIAKENSIDVHMSVQSNLSNSESLNFLKEYGVKRAVLSRELSLEEIKNIKSKTNLEIEVFVHGAMCMAVSGRCFLSSYFYDKNANCGECLQPCRSEWKLLSKDSKEVIIEGNEKLTHFFSPKDLCMIEHTPELIGAGIDAFKIEGRARPADYVATVTKVYREAIDKYETGNWEFNERWVDDLKKVFNRGFDTGFYFKKPYKTSKYNEATYIKKDIGTVCNYYKDVSAAEIRFWDSLKVGDEIIIQGTTTGSLIQKNVSMQIDGKNIEKAEKGQNVGILVKNKVRPNDVVYKRILRK, via the coding sequence ATGGCACCATCCCGAGATTTTGCATCTTTAAACGCTGCTCTTTCTAATGGGGCAGATTCAGTTTATATAGGAATAGATGGATATAACATGCGGGCTAACGTTGCAAATTTTAAGATGGACGACATTAAAAATGCAGTCAATCTATGTCATGATCATGGTGTAAAATTGTACGTTTGCACCAATACTATAATGAAAGACAGTGATATTGAATCTTTAAATGAGCTATTTCCTATTTTAAACTCTTATAAAGTTGATGCAGTAATTTTATCCGATTTAGGGGCTTTAAAAATTGCTAAGGAAAACAGTATAGATGTACATATGAGTGTACAGTCTAATTTATCCAACAGTGAATCTCTAAATTTCCTAAAAGAGTATGGAGTTAAAAGAGCAGTTTTATCTAGGGAACTATCATTAGAAGAGATTAAAAACATCAAATCTAAAACAAATCTTGAAATAGAAGTTTTTGTGCACGGAGCTATGTGTATGGCAGTATCTGGCCGATGTTTTTTAAGCTCCTATTTTTATGATAAAAATGCAAATTGTGGTGAATGCCTCCAACCGTGCAGAAGTGAATGGAAATTATTATCCAAGGATTCAAAGGAAGTTATAATTGAGGGTAATGAAAAGTTAACTCACTTTTTCAGTCCTAAAGACTTGTGCATGATTGAGCATACACCTGAACTTATTGGGGCGGGTATCGATGCATTCAAAATTGAAGGAAGAGCCAGACCTGCAGATTATGTTGCAACAGTAACCAAAGTTTACCGGGAAGCTATTGATAAATATGAAACTGGAAATTGGGAATTTAATGAACGATGGGTAGACGATCTCAAAAAAGTTTTTAATCGAGGTTTTGACACTGGATTTTACTTTAAAAAACCTTATAAAACCAGCAAGTATAATGAGGCTACTTATATTAAAAAAGATATTGGAACAGTCTGTAATTATTATAAAGATGTTTCTGCAGCAGAAATCCGGTTTTGGGATAGTTTGAAAGTTGGTGATGAGATTATAATTCAAGGCACTACAACAGGATCATTGATACAAAAAAATGTATCAATGCAAATTGACGGTAAAAACATTGAAAAAGCAGAAAAGGGTCAAAATGTTGGAATATTAGTTAAAAATAAGGTTAGACCTAATGATGTGGTTTATAAAAGGATATTAAGGAAATGA
- the purF gene encoding amidophosphoribosyltransferase — MQDKCGIVGVYSHNKANNVSRNIYYGLYSLQHRGQESAGISAHNGKEMCTYRGMGLVCDVFNNGNIEGLDGNVGIGHVRYSTTGKSLIENSQPFYTEFDQHQIAVAHNGDIINSMELREELIEKGHYFCSTTDSEVITHLLRREYSKTEDIIRSIQNISSKLIGSYSLVILFNQQLIVVRDPVGIKPLSLGKTRDSIMVASETVAFDVVGADYVRDIKPGEILVINNEITSFKIHTPHKVRRAHCMFEYVYFARPDSILDGRSVYQVRLKIGEALFKEHGVDADVVMPVPDSAITAAIGYSRASGLGYGEGLIKNRYIGRTFIMPTQEERETSVKLKMNPIKSELEGKKIVLVDDSIVRGTTSKALVDVLKETGVKEIHLRIGCPPIISPCYYGIAMATKKELIASNKEVEKIRKTLGVDSLGYLSKESLIECIGLDGEDLCLGCLTGEYPTALPKDIKKYEANRCCP, encoded by the coding sequence TTGCAGGATAAATGTGGTATTGTAGGAGTATATTCTCACAACAAAGCTAATAACGTGTCTAGAAATATTTATTATGGCCTTTACTCACTTCAACACAGAGGCCAGGAATCAGCAGGTATATCTGCCCATAATGGAAAAGAAATGTGCACTTATCGTGGTATGGGGCTGGTTTGCGATGTGTTTAACAATGGTAATATAGAAGGTTTGGATGGTAATGTGGGGATTGGGCATGTCAGATATTCTACTACTGGTAAATCACTGATAGAAAATTCCCAACCATTTTACACAGAATTTGACCAACATCAAATTGCAGTAGCACATAATGGTGACATAATTAACTCTATGGAACTTAGAGAAGAATTAATAGAAAAGGGACATTATTTCTGTTCCACAACAGATTCTGAAGTAATAACTCACCTTTTAAGAAGAGAATATTCTAAAACGGAAGATATAATTAGATCTATACAGAATATTTCCAGCAAATTAATTGGTTCATATTCACTGGTCATTCTTTTTAACCAGCAACTGATTGTGGTAAGGGATCCAGTAGGTATAAAACCATTATCCTTGGGCAAAACCCGTGATAGTATCATGGTAGCATCGGAAACTGTCGCTTTTGATGTTGTTGGTGCTGATTATGTGCGTGATATTAAACCAGGGGAGATACTGGTTATTAATAATGAAATAACTAGTTTTAAGATTCATACACCTCATAAAGTTAGAAGGGCTCATTGTATGTTTGAATACGTTTATTTTGCACGGCCGGACAGTATACTGGACGGACGATCTGTTTATCAAGTTCGATTAAAAATAGGAGAAGCCCTATTTAAAGAACATGGAGTTGATGCAGATGTGGTAATGCCGGTGCCGGATTCTGCAATTACAGCAGCTATTGGTTATTCTCGCGCATCGGGATTGGGATATGGAGAAGGACTTATCAAAAACCGTTACATTGGACGTACATTTATCATGCCCACCCAGGAAGAAAGAGAAACTTCTGTGAAATTGAAAATGAATCCTATCAAATCTGAACTGGAAGGCAAAAAAATTGTGCTGGTAGATGACAGTATTGTGCGAGGCACCACTTCAAAAGCTCTGGTTGATGTTTTAAAGGAGACTGGTGTTAAAGAAATACATCTAAGAATAGGATGTCCTCCTATAATATCGCCCTGCTATTATGGAATTGCTATGGCCACAAAAAAGGAATTAATTGCATCTAACAAGGAAGTAGAAAAGATTAGGAAAACATTAGGTGTTGATTCCTTAGGATATTTGAGTAAAGAATCTTTAATTGAATGTATTGGTCTTGATGGCGAAGACCTGTGTTTGGGATGTTTAACTGGAGAATATCCTACTGCGTTACCTAAAGATATAAAAAAATATGAGGCAAACCGTTGTTGTCCTTAA
- a CDS encoding topoisomerase, which produces MDNKSPIDVRIIVEGASDVESVSKAMQNVALGAEYHITISSIIPTTSSEIAKRAVKGADLVLIATDVDGPGRELADKFQKLLKDEVGHVERMKFPFGHDVEYIDPSIIRDEIKNAIIRAGLTSITNISRIRKLEDKIVDLKEKLSNIYDENDVLQSENQELSVKSRELLEVNEELTEELALFKEKSENIEHKYDKVNKEIEKIRTKPLFELFYLEDLWKEVFDEELEDEDQIYFATNQFKPDKIIVGQGCVGAVSKEKAIEWLKIVRTALIFYDSKEDNSEDNSNKDSGYQHIWES; this is translated from the coding sequence ATGGATAATAAAAGTCCTATAGATGTAAGGATAATCGTGGAAGGAGCATCGGATGTGGAAAGTGTTTCCAAAGCCATGCAGAACGTGGCTCTAGGAGCAGAATACCACATAACTATCTCCTCCATAATTCCTACTACTAGCTCCGAAATAGCAAAAAGGGCTGTAAAAGGAGCAGATCTTGTTTTAATTGCAACTGATGTTGATGGACCTGGCCGGGAACTGGCTGATAAGTTCCAGAAACTTTTAAAAGATGAAGTGGGCCATGTGGAAAGAATGAAATTTCCCTTTGGTCATGACGTTGAATACATTGATCCTTCTATTATACGTGATGAGATCAAAAATGCCATAATAAGGGCGGGTCTAACATCAATAACTAATATCTCACGAATTAGAAAACTTGAAGATAAAATAGTTGATTTGAAAGAAAAATTAAGTAATATTTATGATGAAAACGATGTTCTACAATCTGAAAATCAGGAATTATCAGTTAAATCCCGAGAACTTTTAGAAGTAAACGAAGAATTAACCGAAGAACTGGCCCTTTTCAAGGAAAAATCAGAGAACATTGAACATAAATATGATAAAGTAAATAAAGAAATTGAAAAAATCCGAACCAAACCTCTTTTTGAACTTTTTTATTTAGAAGATTTATGGAAAGAAGTTTTTGATGAAGAATTGGAAGATGAAGATCAAATTTATTTTGCTACCAATCAGTTTAAACCAGATAAAATTATTGTAGGTCAAGGTTGTGTTGGGGCAGTTTCTAAAGAAAAGGCTATAGAATGGCTTAAAATTGTTCGCACTGCTTTAATTTTTTATGATTCAAAGGAAGATAATTCAGAGGATAATTCAAATAAAGATTCAGGTTACCAGCATATTTGGGAATCCTAG